AATCCTTTATTTTATTCCTTGCAAATTGATAGGGGATATTTATCCAGTTAGGATATCTTTCGGTTATGTCTTTTAGTTCATTGGGGGTTCTTACATCTAAAATTAACATACTTTCATCCCTTTCTTTTAATCTTTTAATCACAGTTTCCCAATCTATAGGTTTAAATCTTTCATAAATAATATTTTCAGCAATGAAAGAGGTTACATGGATAGGATCTAAAGCTGTGTTAAAAGGTGGTGAATAGGGAAGTTCTAAGGAAGCAATTTCTTCTATAGTGGGTTTTAAAGGTAAAATGCTTGAAATAGCGTGAACCCTTGCTAAGGTTCCATCTGTAAAAGGTCCTATAGCTTGAAACCCCAGCACCTTAGTTGTTCTCTTATCAAAAACTAAGGAATAATAGGAACATCCTGTAGAGAAAAAATGAGCTCTTTCATGTTGTATATTTAAAGCATAAGTCGCATCTTTAAAACCTTCAGATTTTGCAGTTTCTAAACTTAAACCACATCCTCCTATAGCCATATCAAAACATTTAAGAATGAAAGCACCTACTGTTCCCTTAAAAATTGCATTTCCACCAGCAATATTTGTAGCAATGACCCTTCCTTGTCTATTAGCAAGAGAACCCATAGGCATGACAACTCCTTTACCACTAATCAAATGTCTTATTTCTACACAATCTCCACCTGCATAAATATCAGGATCTGAGGTTTGCATTCTTTCATTTACTACAATACCTTCTGTGGTTGGAGAAACTATTAATCCAGCTTTTTTAGCTAGTTCTGTGTTTGGTCTTACTCCAGTTGCTAACAAAACAAGATCTGCTGGATAAAAGTTATCTTCGGTTCTAACCCCTATTACTTTCCCATTTTCTCCAACAATTTCTTTTATCCTTACATTTAAAACTACATTTACTCCCTTTTCTTTCAAATGGTTTTCTATTATTCGTGACATAAAAGGATCTATAAGTCTTGGTAATACTTGAGGAAAATATTCTAAAAGTGTTACAGGAAGCTCCCAAGATTCTCCAAAAGCTTCAACTACCTCAAGCCCTATAAAACCTGCTCCAATGACTAATGGTCTTTCTACTTTTTTATTTACTAATCTTTCTTTTATTTTTATAGCATCATGTAAATTTGAAAGGGTAAAAACTCCATCAAGATGAGTTCCGGGAATAGGAGGAATTTTAGGAATAGAACCTGTTGCTATTACAAGTTTGTCATAAGGTATTTCTTCTTTTTTACCACTTTCTAAATATTTAACTTTAACTACTTTCTTTTTTCTATCTATCTCTTCTGCAAGAGTTTTAGTTAAAGTAATAATTCCTTTTATATTTTCAAAAAATTTTTTATCCCTTAAGATGTAGAAAGTAGTTCTTCTTAGTTCATCTATATGAGAAACATCTCCAGTAAGATAATAGGGCATTCCACATCCGCCATAAGAAATAAATTCATCTTTATCAATAAGAATTATTTCAGCATCAGGTCTTAATCTTTTAAGTCTACAAGCAGTTTTAGTTCCACAAGCAACTGCTCCAATGATAACAACTCTCATTAAATTAAGCTTCCTCCCAAAGATTAAAAAAATAATTTTCCTGAAATTTTACCACAAAAGATAAATTTAGAAATTTTAAAAAAGCTTAAAATTTATAAAAGATATAAGCCAAGCCAAAATAAAACTATATAACCAAAAGCCTAAAGCAAATTTCAAGTTCCCCTCTTTTGCCATTATTACAACTGTTGCAAAACAGGAATTATAAATCAAAACAAATAAAAGGAAAGATAATGCCTGTTTAGGAGTTAAAAGTTCTTTTATCTTAGCTTTTAATTCCCTATCTTCTAAATTTTGGTTAGTTTCTAAAGTATCTTTTTTTTCTTGCGTCATAATAACTCCCAAATTACTTATTATGGCTTCTCTTGCTAAAAAACCAGAAAGTATTGAGGTTGAAATTCTCCAATCCCCTAATCCTATAGGTTCAAAAATATAACTTAAGGTTTTACCTATTTTTCCTGCAAAGGTGTTTTCTAAATTTTCTTCTCCAAAAGGCAAATTTAAAAGAAGCCACATAACTACAGAAACTGTGAATATAATTGTTCCAGCTCTATAAACAAAATCTTTTAAATAAGCCTTGGTGATATTAAAAACTATTTTTAAGGAAGGGATTCTATAAGGAGGGAGATCCATAACAAAGTGGGATAATTTCTTTTCTAATAAAGTTTTTCTTAATACTAAACTGGTTAAAATAGAAAGAATTATTCCTATAAGATAAAGAATAAAAATTATTAAAGCAGGTTTTTCAAAAAAAATAGAAACAATAAATGAAAAAACTATTAATCTTGCTGGACAGGAAATAAAAGGAATCATAGAGATAACAAGAAGTTTATCTTTGGTATCTTGAAAAGTTCTTGTAGCAATAACTGCTGGAACATTACAGCCAAATCCAAGTATTAAAGGAATAACACTTTGACCGTGAAGTCCTATTTTATGAGTAAAGCTATCCATTAAAAAGGCTACCCTTGGTAAATAACCTGAAGTCTCAAGAAGAGTTAAGAGAAAGTACATAGTAAAAATAAGGGGGACAAAAGACAAAACTATACCTACCCCACCTATTAGTGCTCCTACAATAAAACTAATCAAAAAATGAGGAGCCCCTATATTTTCTAAGTTTTTAGTTATTATAGGTCCTAAAAAATTTTGTAAAAAATTATCAATCCAATCAATAAAAGGGAAGGAAAAATCAAAAGAAATCTTAAAAAAGAGATACATTATTAAAATAAAAAAGAAGATTCCTAAAAGAGGATGAAGAAAGAGGCTGTCTAAGGTTTCTGTTAAAGTTTTTTTATATAAAATTTTCTTACGAACTACCTCTTTGGTTAGACCTTTTGAAAAACTAAGTTGTTTTTCTTTTATAATTTTATATAATTCAGGATTTTCTTTTATTATTTCTTGAAGTTTCAGCCATTTAAAAGTGTTTTTTTCTTTAATTTTATTTTCAATCTCTTTGGGGTAATTTATAGTTATAGGTTTTGTATTTTTTTTGTAAACTTCTACTATAGCTGGTAGAATTTCCTTTATACCTTCTCCTGTTCTTCCATTAGTTTTAAAAACTTTCACATTTAAAAGCTCAGACAATCTTTCTACGTTAACTTCCATACCGTAACTTTCTGCCTCATCTATCATATTAAGTACCAAAATAAGAGGTTTTTCTATATCAAGGAGCTGGCAGGTTAAATAAAGATCTCTTTCTATTCTCGGAGTTTCTATAATATTTAATATGAGATCATAGTCTCTACTAACAATAAAGTCAAAAGCTATTTTTTCATCTTCAGAAATTATTTCTTCTAAGGTGTAAATTCCAGGAAGATCAATAAAGGTAATTTTATATCCATTAAAAAAAACATGCCCTTCTTTTTTTTCTACAGTAACTCCTGGCCAATTTCCAATCCTTAAATTTCCCTTAACTAAATGATTGAGAATACTTGTTTTGCCAACATTAGGATTACCAACCAGAACTACTTTTATTTCTTTATATTCTTTCATTTTTAATCCAAAATTTTTAGCTCCAAATCAATTTCTGAATAAATCTCCCCTCTTCCATTTTCTACAAATACTATATTTTCAAGTCTTATACCAAATTCATTAGGAAAATAAAGTCCTGGTTCTATAGTAAAAACCATACCATCCTCTATTACAGTGATATCATTTTTTCTTTTTTTATTATTAATCTTTTGATAATAAATTCTTGGAGGTTCATGGACTTCAATTCCTATTCCGTGTCCTGTAGCATGAAGGAAGAAATTGTCAACTTCTTTTGTTTTAAAATATTCTCTTATTGTTTTATCTATTTCAGAAACTAAAACTCCGCTCTTTACTTTTTCAAAACCTTTATACCAGGCAGTTTTTACAATTTCATACATTTTTTTAAATTCGGAAGCAGGGTTTCCTATGTATAAAGTTCTTGTAAAATCAGTACAATAACCTTTCCAGATCATACCCATATCTATTAAAAGTGGAGCATTCATTTGGATTTTGTTATTTGAGCTTTGCCAGTGGGGTAGAGCAGAGTTTTTCCCGCTTGCTACTATAGCAGGAAAACTTTCTCCTTCTCCTCCAAGTTCAAAAATTTTAGAAACTAAAAAACCTCTAAGATTTAACTCTGTTAAATTAAAAATTTCTTTATTTTTAAGAAGGTCTAATGCGTATTTATAAACTTCATCAGTTTTTTTAATACCTTCTTTTAAAAGCTTGAGTTCCTCTTCATCCTTAATTATTCTTAAGTGTTTAAGAACTTTACTAAAACCTTTGGTTTTTACTTTTTTTATTCTTAGCTTTTCTTTGAACTCATAGGTAATGGCATCTTTTTCAAATCCCAAGGTTTCAATTTTTAATCCCCGAATAAATTTTCTTAAAAAAGAGAGAGTATCATTTTTTATAAGAACCACTTCCCAATCTTTTAATTCTTCTTTTGCTTTTTTAAAATATCTTGCGTCTGTTAGAAAAAAGTTCTTTTCTTTGGTGATAATGATAAAGGCGTTGGAAGATTTAAAGCGAGTTAAATAAAAAATATTTGAAGGGGAGGTAAAAAGAAAGGCTGAAAGTTTGTTTCTTTCTAAAAAATCTCTTATCCACTCTAATTTTTTTATCAAATTCATATATTTACCTTATTTAGATATTTTTCAAATATAACCAAATTTTTTTGATTTTCAATCTCAATTGTAAGGGTTCAGGAAATTTTTTTAATTTTCTATCTTCTTAAAACTATATTCTTTTTTTGAGTAAAATGAAAGCTGTTTTAAAAACGCTTTATTTTTATTTGAGCTCTTTAATAAACTTATCCCAGCCAAGTTTTTCAATAATTGCCCCGAGTCTTTCTCCCTTTTGATTATATTTTTTATAAAGTTCTAAAATTTTATAAAAAAGTTTAGGTATTTCTTCTGCTTGAAAATAACCCAAAAAGGTTGCGAGCCGAGGATGGCGACCAAGCTTACCTCCCAAGTAAACTTTATATCCTTTAAACTCCTCATTTAAAGCTGATTCTGGGCACACCTTAATGCAATGACCACAGCCAACGCAAAGCTCCTCTTTTATCATCGGACCAAACTCGGTAAGCTCAATAGCACCTTCTTCACAGGCTTCAACGCAGGACCCACAAAAACTACAAGCCTTAGGATTGACGGAAATTTTTACCACCCCATGGAGAGCAAAATCGCAGATATGGATTTGGGAACAAGCGTTTGGACATTCAGAAAGGCCAACCTTAAACTTATGATGAGCCTTCAACTTTGGTCCAACCTTAGAGATCAAAAATTGGGTAAGCTTTTCTTCTTCTAAAATCTTTTCTAAGGAAGACAAAAGATGGCTTGAATCTGTTAGAGCGTTAGGGCAGGAATCAAAGCCAAAACACCCAGATACTTCATAGCCCTTTTCTGCTTCAGACATTTTACTGAGCAGAGCTTTCTTTGCCTCTAAAAGGTCTTCAAGGGTAACCCTGTTCTTCCCCCTTTCCTGAAGATACTTTTCTACCTCCCTTTTTACCTTTTTTCTGACAAAGAAAGGAACCTTCTTAAGGTAGGCTTCGGCATCAGGCGTCCACTCCATTAAGCTTCCTCCGTCCTAAGGATTTCACCCTTAACTCCTATGGTGTGAACTTTAAATTTAAAATCTTTATTGGCAAGCCTCCGCGCTTGGTCAAGAATAAAAAGAAGCCCTCGACAGCAGGGAACCTCCATTATGGCAAGCTCAAGCGACCTCAGAGGCACTTTGCTAAAGATTTCCGCGAATTTTTCGATGTAAAGGTCTGCTGGGTCAAACTTTGGACAACCTATCATGATCTTTTTCCCGGGAAGAAGCTTGGTATGAAGCTCAGGATAGGCAACGGCTACGCAGTCGGCACAGACTAAAAGCCGTGCATCCCTCAAGAAGGGGGCACTGCTTGGGATAAGCCTTATCTGGACCGGCCAATGGGTAAGCGACGATGCTATATCATGAGGATAAGGAGCAGGCTTTTCCTCTGTTTCAAGGTTTCTTACCTGGGTTGATGGACAACCGCAAGCAAGAGTAGGATGAAATGTTTCCTCGCTTTTCTTCATGCGATGCAGATGGTCTTCCACAGCCTCTTCATCAAAGGGCTCAGCTTCCTTTTCTACGATGCGAAGGACACCGGTTGGACACTCCCCAATGCAAGCCCCTAAACCATCGCAAAGGACTTCGCTAACAAGCCTTGCCTTACCATCTATGATGGCTATCGCACCTTCTTGACAGGCAAGTACGCATTTGCCGCAGCCGTTACAAAGCTCTTCATCGATCTCGATGATTTTCCTTAGAACCTTCGGCATGTTTTACTCCTCCTCTTTTAAGGTTAAAGCTTCAAATAATTCCTTTGGGTTTAGCCCTTCTTTAAGCTCCTTAAGCTTAAGCCTTATGTCATCAAACACAGGCTCTGGCAGACGAACCTTCTCCGCAACTTCCTTTGAATCATCCTTTGGCAGATAATAAAAATAGAGAAGTAAAAGTTTTAAGCCTGGGGACTTCCCCACATCTTTAGCTTTTGCTTCCATTTCTATTACTAAACTTGAGATTTCTTTAAAAAGCTCTTTGGGAAGCCTTTTTTCAACCTCAACTGCTATGCGCTCTTTAAGGAGGTTACTCCTTTCTCTCAAAACCTCCTTTGGCAGTTCACCAAAGCAAAGCTCAGCGTATTGGCAATAGAGGGCGCACCCAAAATCCATCCTTGGATTGACAAGCACTCGCTTACAGCTTGGACATTTCCTTGAGGTATCATCCTTGAAGAACTCAACAAGCGCCCCGCAATGGGGACATTTAACCTCAAAGATGGCATCTTCCTTCCAATAATGTGTATCTTGCCCTGGACATCTCATTTTTTACTAAATTCTTAGCCTTTTGTATTTAGAAAATAAATTAGTTGTTGTGGTGTAATAAAAAATAGGCTTCAAGTTCACAGATAAGTTTATGATATTGCTCATGAGAATCACCACCTATTTGTTCTTGTTCGTAGCTTTCAAAGCTTTTCTCTAATTCCATATCATCCGACTTATTTAATATCTGCTTTGCCATTTGAAAAAGTACATTATCTTCCTTCCAAATATGCTGGCTTAATAAAGTGATATATTCCCGAGCAGATGACACAAAATTTTGTCTGGCTTTAGCTTCTAAAAAATCACTAAGGGCTTGACGCATCTGTTCTTGCAATGTTCGTCCTTTTTCATGTTCATTTAACATTACGCCAATAGGACCACCTTCACGGGGGATTCCTCTTGTTTCTAATTTAGGGAATAATGCTTTTTCTTCTTTAATATGATGACACTTGTCAGCAAATACACGGAAAAAATCTAATAATGAGATTACTTTTTCTATTGAGACCGACTCACCTCGCTCAAGTCTGTCAGCAATGTTTTTCAACAGTGCTAATCCACGCTCAATGAGACGATGTTCTTGCATCAATAATTCTAATGATTTCATTGTTAACTTCCTTGTTAATTTAAAATTTCTTAGGTTTAAACTTCACCCAATAGAAAAGAATTTAGCTTCTTTTAATCCTCTACATACATTGCAACAGAAGAGTGGAGTAATTAATTTTTAAATATTTAGTTAATCTTAATTTTTAAAGAAAATTCAGGTTCTATCAAAAAGAGCTATTTTTTTACTCTTTTTTTCACCTTTAATTTTTCAGCTTCATCTTTAATCTTTTGAAGGGTTTGCTTCATTGGTGCCCAGCCATACCAATGTGTGTAATCGGGATTCATATGAAAGGCACCTTGGAATGTTCTCATCCTATACTCAAGGAACATCAAATAAAGATCTTGTTCTATAGAACTTTTTGCTTCATATAATTGAAGAAGGTCTGGCGCAAAAGTCCAGCCTTTAGGTTTTTTAAGTATACCTTCCTCATAGAGAGCCTTTACTTCTTTTATAGCCTCTGCAAATATTTTATCTACTTCCTTTATCACCTGATCTGCAGCAGAGAGCTGTTTGTGAGCAAAATTTTCGCTATGACAATTGGCACATATTTTTATCATCTTTTCCCTTTCTGCTTGAAATTCCTCCTTTGTTAATCTTGCAACCTTACCAACCTTTACAATTTCAATTCTTGGGGTTGGTTTCCCTTTGTTATCAAGAATACCCAAGGCCTGAAGTATGGTAATTCTATATTGAAGCCATTCTTTGTCATCCTCAGGGAGCCTTAGAGCAAGAAAGCCCCAAGCTGTCATTACCCTGTGATTTCCATTACTCATATGACACGTTTGACAGGTTGGTACTCTTTTTGATTCCTTTCCTTCGATCTGCCATATAATACCATGTTTTGATGAAGACCACATCTCCCACTGAGGATGGTCAAATCCCATATGGCATATTTGGCATGTCCTTGGATCTTGTGCTTCAGATTTTTTAAAGGAATGTCTTGTATGACAGTTATCGCATTGGGCATTACTATAACGAAAAGATTTCTTTTCTTCTTGCGATTTTTCTCCAATTTTATGACAATAAGAACAAGCTTTAATTCCTTCACCTATAATTACATTTGGTTGATGAGCCCACATAGGCATAGCTTTGGCAGCAACCCAGGCGAGATTGTGTTTTCCTTCTCTGAATTGTTTTACTTGATTTGGATGGCAATTTGCGCATGTTTCAGGAGTTGGCAATATAGCCTTTTGGCTATCGTTCATGCTTTTATGTTCCGAACCGTGACAGGTAGAGCAGTCTAATCCTGCTTTTGACATTTTTCCTTCAAAATATTGTTCAACTATACCCGGTGTGATCTTTTGGTGGCACTCAATACAGGTTGATTTATTAATTGCCCAAGTTTTAATGTTCCAGAGAAATATCCCTAACAGTATAAAAACTAATAAATAAATTCGATACATAAGAATTTCTTCCTTTTCAATTTTTAATTTTAAAGGATTAATGATTATTTATAATTATATTATATTATTTTATAAAGTCAAGAAATTTTGTAAGAAATTATTAGGGATAACAGAAAAAGTACGGATTTTTTACTCTTGCCTATACTTTTTATTCAGTCTAAAATAGTTTTAATTATATTTAGGAGGAAAAAGCTATGAATGGAGGGTTATCAACTCCTAAACTATTAGGAGGGATTGGTTCAATTCTTTTGGTTTTAACAGT
The window above is part of the Thermodesulfobacterium geofontis OPF15 genome. Proteins encoded here:
- a CDS encoding FAD-dependent oxidoreductase produces the protein MRVVIIGAVACGTKTACRLKRLRPDAEIILIDKDEFISYGGCGMPYYLTGDVSHIDELRRTTFYILRDKKFFENIKGIITLTKTLAEEIDRKKKVVKVKYLESGKKEEIPYDKLVIATGSIPKIPPIPGTHLDGVFTLSNLHDAIKIKERLVNKKVERPLVIGAGFIGLEVVEAFGESWELPVTLLEYFPQVLPRLIDPFMSRIIENHLKEKGVNVVLNVRIKEIVGENGKVIGVRTEDNFYPADLVLLATGVRPNTELAKKAGLIVSPTTEGIVVNERMQTSDPDIYAGGDCVEIRHLISGKGVVMPMGSLANRQGRVIATNIAGGNAIFKGTVGAFILKCFDMAIGGCGLSLETAKSEGFKDATYALNIQHERAHFFSTGCSYYSLVFDKRTTKVLGFQAIGPFTDGTLARVHAISSILPLKPTIEEIASLELPYSPPFNTALDPIHVTSFIAENIIYERFKPIDWETVIKRLKERDESMLILDVRTPNELKDITERYPNWINIPYQFARNKIKDLPKDKDLIVVCSVGARAYEVARWLSAEGFERVYVALGGIVLPKSWGERF
- the feoB gene encoding ferrous iron transport protein B, with product MKEYKEIKVVLVGNPNVGKTSILNHLVKGNLRIGNWPGVTVEKKEGHVFFNGYKITFIDLPGIYTLEEIISEDEKIAFDFIVSRDYDLILNIIETPRIERDLYLTCQLLDIEKPLILVLNMIDEAESYGMEVNVERLSELLNVKVFKTNGRTGEGIKEILPAIVEVYKKNTKPITINYPKEIENKIKEKNTFKWLKLQEIIKENPELYKIIKEKQLSFSKGLTKEVVRKKILYKKTLTETLDSLFLHPLLGIFFFILIMYLFFKISFDFSFPFIDWIDNFLQNFLGPIITKNLENIGAPHFLISFIVGALIGGVGIVLSFVPLIFTMYFLLTLLETSGYLPRVAFLMDSFTHKIGLHGQSVIPLILGFGCNVPAVIATRTFQDTKDKLLVISMIPFISCPARLIVFSFIVSIFFEKPALIIFILYLIGIILSILTSLVLRKTLLEKKLSHFVMDLPPYRIPSLKIVFNITKAYLKDFVYRAGTIIFTVSVVMWLLLNLPFGEENLENTFAGKIGKTLSYIFEPIGLGDWRISTSILSGFLAREAIISNLGVIMTQEKKDTLETNQNLEDRELKAKIKELLTPKQALSFLLFVLIYNSCFATVVIMAKEGNLKFALGFWLYSFILAWLISFINFKLF
- a CDS encoding M24 family metallopeptidase gives rise to the protein MNLIKKLEWIRDFLERNKLSAFLFTSPSNIFYLTRFKSSNAFIIITKEKNFFLTDARYFKKAKEELKDWEVVLIKNDTLSFLRKFIRGLKIETLGFEKDAITYEFKEKLRIKKVKTKGFSKVLKHLRIIKDEEELKLLKEGIKKTDEVYKYALDLLKNKEIFNLTELNLRGFLVSKIFELGGEGESFPAIVASGKNSALPHWQSSNNKIQMNAPLLIDMGMIWKGYCTDFTRTLYIGNPASEFKKMYEIVKTAWYKGFEKVKSGVLVSEIDKTIREYFKTKEVDNFFLHATGHGIGIEVHEPPRIYYQKINNKKRKNDITVIEDGMVFTIEPGLYFPNEFGIRLENIVFVENGRGEIYSEIDLELKILD
- a CDS encoding 4Fe-4S binding protein, translating into MEWTPDAEAYLKKVPFFVRKKVKREVEKYLQERGKNRVTLEDLLEAKKALLSKMSEAEKGYEVSGCFGFDSCPNALTDSSHLLSSLEKILEEEKLTQFLISKVGPKLKAHHKFKVGLSECPNACSQIHICDFALHGVVKISVNPKACSFCGSCVEACEEGAIELTEFGPMIKEELCVGCGHCIKVCPESALNEEFKGYKVYLGGKLGRHPRLATFLGYFQAEEIPKLFYKILELYKKYNQKGERLGAIIEKLGWDKFIKELK
- a CDS encoding ATP-binding protein, with translation MPKVLRKIIEIDEELCNGCGKCVLACQEGAIAIIDGKARLVSEVLCDGLGACIGECPTGVLRIVEKEAEPFDEEAVEDHLHRMKKSEETFHPTLACGCPSTQVRNLETEEKPAPYPHDIASSLTHWPVQIRLIPSSAPFLRDARLLVCADCVAVAYPELHTKLLPGKKIMIGCPKFDPADLYIEKFAEIFSKVPLRSLELAIMEVPCCRGLLFILDQARRLANKDFKFKVHTIGVKGEILRTEEA
- a CDS encoding hemerythrin domain-containing protein → MKSLELLMQEHRLIERGLALLKNIADRLERGESVSIEKVISLLDFFRVFADKCHHIKEEKALFPKLETRGIPREGGPIGVMLNEHEKGRTLQEQMRQALSDFLEAKARQNFVSSAREYITLLSQHIWKEDNVLFQMAKQILNKSDDMELEKSFESYEQEQIGGDSHEQYHKLICELEAYFLLHHNN
- a CDS encoding multiheme c-type cytochrome, producing the protein MYRIYLLVFILLGIFLWNIKTWAINKSTCIECHQKITPGIVEQYFEGKMSKAGLDCSTCHGSEHKSMNDSQKAILPTPETCANCHPNQVKQFREGKHNLAWVAAKAMPMWAHQPNVIIGEGIKACSYCHKIGEKSQEEKKSFRYSNAQCDNCHTRHSFKKSEAQDPRTCQICHMGFDHPQWEMWSSSKHGIIWQIEGKESKRVPTCQTCHMSNGNHRVMTAWGFLALRLPEDDKEWLQYRITILQALGILDNKGKPTPRIEIVKVGKVARLTKEEFQAEREKMIKICANCHSENFAHKQLSAADQVIKEVDKIFAEAIKEVKALYEEGILKKPKGWTFAPDLLQLYEAKSSIEQDLYLMFLEYRMRTFQGAFHMNPDYTHWYGWAPMKQTLQKIKDEAEKLKVKKRVKK